CATACAGTATCATTAATTTCATGTATCATGTGGTGGACCCTTGGTTTGACTATGGTATACACTATTTTAGCCTAATTTAATCAAATGTTGAAGACAAACTATAGTGCTACTGTATAATGATTAGTGGGGTTTAGTCTTACCAACTacagattaaaaatcaaacacTTAATTACAAAGAGTGGCTAATCATGATATCAGGTATTGAAGATgatgtttgatttgatttgaatttGTTATTATACCAATTTGCGTGTATTCATCTGCAGAGTACAGAGTAGTACTACTACTtctgaaattatttatttctgtaATGCAGAAAATGGATTGGTAACAATTTACCTACCTTATTGTCGCCATGAATGTATCATAGAAAACAAAAGGGTACCAAAATTAACTGTGAAAGTAGAAGTATCATTGCCAACAAGTGATGCAGTATGAGAAGCAGAGGGAGAAGAAAACAGAGGGATTTTTCATACAAAAGGAAAGTGTATGACTTTACTTTCTCTAATCGACAGCTGAAGCTTTGTTGAGTTGCAAGCTTGAACACTCACACACCTTAAACCAAACCCATTACATTTGCACTCAGCACACACTTGAAGGTCAGAACATGTCTTCTATaagagggaaaagaaaaaaaaaatgaaagtaagctaaaaatctaaatttagtTGGGGAACCACCCAAGCTAAATTTAGTGACTGCAAACCCTACAAATTGTTAAAATTAGCAGAAATTGAAGAAAGGGGGAAGTGGTAACTATTTCTAAGATGAACACACGAAAATCTAAAGTTCTCAAAAGCATACCTCTGTCATTTGCTAGAGGTACACACAGGAAGAGAAAATATACTAAAACCACttcaaaagtccatcttctaaAGTGTGATGATCTTATTACTATAACACATGTATCTTTCTCAATCATCTATTAACACACAAAATCAAACTGAGACATCTCGAAGTGCCACTAAGAAAAAGTGCTCCAAGTCAGGTGGTACAAAGAATGAAAGTGGAGACCTTCGCAAAGAGCAATTGGAAAGAACCCTTGGCTTCTTTGGTGCTGGAGGGCATGTTGAAATCTCAGGAATCCTAAACTTCTGACCCTTTGGTGTGGAGCATGGACTTAAGGACACATCAATGACCTCAGAAGAACCTTGCATGTCCACTTCCTTTGAGGAGTCTTGTGAGCTTATGGAGGAGCAGCTGGAGGGTAAAACAGTGGGAACAAGTTCAGTCTCTTGCTTTTTGTTGCTCTTTGTGTGctgctgcttcttcttctttaacTGTACTGTTCTTCTTTGCTGTCTTGTTCtccttgttgttgttgtggtggtggtgtttgTCTTTGAGGCTGTCCTTGTTGATGTTGCTGCAGTTGTTGTCCTTCCAGAAGGTGCCATTTTCTTGAGACAAAGGAGGGAAAAGCTTATTCTGGAGGGGTTTGGTTTAAAAGAAGTGGTAAAGTCTGGTATAAACTGGCATGTACAAAAGCTGGCAACTACAAGATATTGAACCTTTACCAGGGCAGGCACCAGAGCAGGGTCACAAAAACAAACACTTGGAAGGCACAAACTTATCCTACAGGAGAAGAGAAGTTTGAAATGATAATTTTTGACTCAAAAGTTGGGAGGGAGAGTGAGAGAGGATTTGGTTTTGTGGAGAAGTTTGGTAATGATGATTCAAGTGGGAACTATCTCTCCTTCACCCCTTCTGTATATATATAACTGACACCACTATCACACTGAAATAGCCAAACTCAAGAGAGTGGAGCAAGGAATCTTCAAGACAAGGTTTCTTAAAAGGTACATCAAGCACTTTTTAAACACCCATTTTGGCATTCTGAAGAGGTATGCTACAGTTTTTACACAAACCTAAGTTTCCAACCAAATCATAATTACACTCTTGCAGTAATTAATGACATAACTCAAGAAACCCCAAATTACATTAACATAAGAAGACAAAACCTAtgagaatagaaaagaaaagacctAGCAGCACTTCAGAAGAGATTACAGGCTcaaattttaactctttttggagaagaaaaaagcgaggattttgatttttgatttttacATTTGTGACAAGCTTATTTGGGTTTGTTTATCTTAAATGTTGGAATTATGACGGGCAGCGGGCAGGGCTGCCCGTAGCAGTCAAAGAGAGAGTTAGAGAGGGAGAGAGGCACATTCAAATTTTGGGGACCCTATTGAAACTTTATTGATGGACATGTCTTCACTTGAATTTCTGGGATTTCATCAATTACCAAAAGTGTTAAAGGCTTAGTAATTAAACCAAAgaatcttcttttcttttcagttttttgtttttgtttaatcaCATAGGATTTTTTAGAACTTAGCTACCATTCAAATGCACTGTGCATGGCTACCTTACATTCAAATTCGGGTACTAGGTAAGTAGGATCTACCCAAATTCATCATCCATCAAATCTTTACcactttatttgtttatttaataataataataatgtcgCCAAAAAAGGAAACCTTTTTACAATAATGTCACTATAGTAGCCACAACTTGAGGCTATTTCATGTGTAACTCTCTGCATTTTTTCTTGGTATATTCCCTCCATTCAAAGCACGAAAAATTCCTCTTTAATTGCgtaaattgtaataatattttttacatatttgaaCTAATGGGTTTGAAGATGATCATTAATTAGTAAGCATAGCTTCTAATTTCTTGAAGTTGTAGTTTATTGATCTTAGTACATTGTGGTTCGTAGATGGAGGAGAAGGTGCCCGTTGCCCGAGGAACAACAGTTAATAGTTAAGATTCTCATATGGTGTGATTCagacattaaaatatttatgttattatttctAAGCATGCACCC
This portion of the Vigna unguiculata cultivar IT97K-499-35 chromosome 6, ASM411807v1, whole genome shotgun sequence genome encodes:
- the LOC114187030 gene encoding cyclin-dependent protein kinase inhibitor SMR9-like — protein: MAPSGRTTTAATSTRTASKTNTTTTTTTRRTRQQRRTVQLKKKKQQHTKSNKKQETELVPTVLPSSCSSISSQDSSKEVDMQGSSEVIDVSLSPCSTPKGQKFRIPEISTCPPAPKKPRVLSNCSLRRSPLSFFVPPDLEHFFLVALRDVSV